CTGGCGAAGTAGCAGGTGAGTCTGTATGGGAAGTGCGATCGTAGAATTCGATAATTGTCCCTGGTTTCAAGCGTCGTCCTGGCTTCACTAGACAGAGCCAATGGCGATCGTCGTACTCCTCCAGTAACAGAATCTCTACCTCTGTCCCCCTTGGCTTCCGACCATACAATCGAGCGGGCAGAACTTTGGTGTTATTCATCACTAGTAAGTCACCGGGTTGCAGTAAATCGGGTAATTCCCAAAATCGGTGATGACTGTGATGGGTTGGTGAGTCTACAACTAGCAAGCGAGAACTATCTCTGGGATGCGCTGGAACTTGGGCAATGAGATCCTCCGGTAAGTGGTAATCGTAGGCTGCACGTGACAAATCAAGCGGTGTAACGTTTATGGCCATAAACCAAGATTGGGGAAACCTCCCTATATAACGTCGGGGACTTCTCCCCACTTGCAAGCTCGCATTCTCTACGAAAATAGGATTGTAGCACTAGCTCGGACTTTGATCTATGGACTACCTCTACTACCTAGCCAATGCTAGCCTGACGCTGCGGGTCGTGGAGCGTCTGCACAGCTTTTCTGAACTACCTGTCCAATTTGTGACAGTCATCCATCAAATTGATGGTTGGATCGTTCGAGTGAAACTGAGTCAGCGCCTCAACCCCCAGCAAGATGGCGACTTACGGGCGTTTTTGAATGAACTAGGCATTCCCTATGAGCCAGATATTCGCGTGCGGATGGCACTGTGGGGTCTGGAAACTGGACAGTCACCTGTGGATGTGATGCGCCGCTATCAAGCTGCGATCGTGTCCCATGGCACACCCGACCGGGCGGAGATTGAAGAATTTCGCCGACAGTTTGTTCTAGGATTAGGCTATTGCCCCGAAACCCTAGCATAACCAGCTTCAATTTTGTCAGTATTAATTGGCACTCAAATAGCCCCTCTAAGGTCATGCTATTGAGCTACAGCGGGATAGACCTTACACCATGGAAGTAAGTATTAACCTGTTCTCAACAACTTTAGTCTCAGCAGCTCATAACCTATGGCGACTCCGGGGATGAGGGCTGCCAAATTTTAGTCTCGCCCATAGGATCAATCACATCGGTCACCAGCTCTGAGGTGCCAATCAGCATAGCAGGATCGGCCCAGACCTCCGCCGGAATCGCATCCAGTAAGGGTTGCAAATCAGCAAGGACTGCTGTCGCTGAGGGGTAGCGATCGCGGAAGTTATAGCACACCATGCGATCAAGAACATCAGCAAACTGGGGATTCACACGCACCTTAGCGCGCCAAATCACGTTACCAGTGGCAGGGTCAACCCGTAAATGCCGGGGGTGTAACCCAGTCATAATCTGAATAGCAACCATTCCCAAGGCATAGATGTCGCTATTAGGCTTAGGCCTGCCGATTGCTTGCTCACTAGGTGTGTAGCCGCGTGTACCGATGCCGATCGTTAAATCACTGGTTACTTTTGTATCCGTTGGTGGCTGGCGGATCTCTTTGACAGCCCCAAAGTCAATTAGCACCAGTTTATGGTCGCTATGTCGGCGAATGATGTTGTCTGGCTTAATATCCCGATGAATCACACCGTGCTGATGAATCACATCTAGGGTGGGAAGCAAGTCACTCAAGACGGACATAGCTTTGATTTCAGGGTTGGGAATGGTTAGCGATAGCTCATAGCTCAGGGGATGACCATCTACCCAGTCCTGCACTAGGTAGAACTCTCCATCTTCTTCAAAATAGGCGCGTAACTGAGGAATACGTTCGCACTGCCCTAAGCGCTCTAGGGTTTCTGCCTCCCGCAAAAACAACCGCCGTGCAACCTTCCACGTTTCAGGGCTATCGTTAGCAGGCCGCAACTGCTTGATTACACAGTAGGGATGCCCAGCACGGCCTAAATCTCTGGCCAAGTACGTTGCCCCAAAACCACCTGCACTCAATCGTCGAGTGACTTGATACCGTTGTCGTAGTTGACTTTGCAACGAACTCTGCTCCTCACTTGGGCACCAACTGGGCAACCCCGCACAGTGGTTGATCGTCTCTTGGGCGATCGCAGCCAATGGATAGGTGCTTGTAACCTGCGGTAGCTGCGGTTGTTGGCGACAGTTATGACTCGGCTTATTAGTGATAGCATAAAGGCTACCCATAATCATAACCAGCACCATCGGTAAGACCGTAGGCAACACCAAACCATTGAAGGCCATTGCTAAACAACTACCAACCCCAATCAATAGCCCTAGGCCCGAACCAGTCACTACCATCGATAACGGTTGTAGCTGCCTAAAAAAAATAGTAGCAATAACGACGATCGCCAGCACATATAACCCCCGCTGATAGGGATGCGGAAAGGCAGGTTGACCACTAGGAACCAAACAACGGCCTTGGTGAAGCAGATCACGACCGTGAATGACTTGGCCGTGCTTGGTGTCTGGCATGTCCCCGTCTAGACTAGGCTTGCTATCAAGGGAATCCGTTGTAGGGGTGAGAAAAGTCGATCGCAAGTGCCAGGACAGTCGTTGTGTCTGACAATCGAGCCACTGCACCGGTGCTGGATTCATGATAGTAACCACTGCACCCGTCACCGCTAGGGCGATCGTCAGGCCAAACCCTGACCTACTGAACCATCGGAGCTGATAGGCAGTTGCTGAAGCATCCCGTAGTGGTGACTTTGGTGGTCGCTCAAACCGTCGTGCCATTGCCCAGAGTCTCCTGTGCTAATAACGCCTTCCCAAAACTCCTTCCGATGCAACGCTGACTCTAACCCAAATAACTCCACCTAACCCCCAACCCTTAGCACCCAACACCTAACCCCTAATCCCTAGCACCTAACCTCAGTATAGGAAGATGACTAGAAATTGACTATGTAGGATCCAATAAATCACCCTAGGTGGGTTCCAGTAGAGGCGTGCCATGAACAGCGAAGTCTAACAATTGCATAGGATGCATGACTGGTATTGACTGACCTTGAAGTTGTAAGTGTCGCTGAATTTGCACAAAACAGCCAATGTTAGCAGAGACGATTACGTCTGCCCCCGTCGCTAGCAAATTCTGTACCTTTTGGCGACCTAGCTCATCAGCTACGGTTGGCTGCAAAATGTTGTATACCCCTGCACTCCCACAGCAAAGAGCAGCATCGATAGGTTCACGTAGGGTAACCCCTGGAATTTGTCGCAACAGTTGACGCGGTTGCACACTGATGCGTTGTCCGTGGAGCATATGACAAGCATCTTGGTAAACCAATGTCAGTGGTTGCCGTCGTAGGGGCAAGAGAGGAGCCACCAGCCCCACCGCTGCTAAGAACTCTTGAACATCGCGGACGATCGCCGCAAAGGCAGCCGCCTTCTCCGCATAATCTGGATCATCCTGCAAAATCCGTCCATATTCCTTCAGGGTATGCCCACAACCAGAGGCATTGATCAACACCGCATCTACCCCAGTGTTGGCAAAGGCATCAATGAGTTGTCGAGCTAGAACCTTGGTGTCGTGTTCTTGGCCCTGATGGTGCAGCAACGCCGCACAACAACCCTGATTCTGGGGAACTACCACTTCACAGCCATTGGCTGTTAATACACGAATAGTAGCCTCATTGACCTCTGGATTAAACAGACGCTGCACACACCCAAGAATGAGACCCACTCGGTAGCGGCGATCGCCCTGAGCTGGAATAACTTCAGGCATAGACGTTTGAAACGCCTTGTCTGAAAGTGGCGGCAGCAGCGCCTCCATAGCTGCTAACTGGGGAGATAGTTGCCTTAGGATGCCTAGGGATCGGATCCAACGTTGCAACCCTGTTTTTTGATATAGTCCTACCGGGCGTAATAGCAGGCGCAGACGGTTAGGATAGGGCAACAGGTTAAATAGTAACTGGCGAATGAGTCGCTGAGGCAGCGATCGGACAGCATGTCGCTCTACTTGAGGACGAGTTGCCGCAATCAACTTGTCATATTCCACCCCAGATGGACAAGCGGTTGTGCAGGCTAAACATCCCAAACATGAGTCAAAATGCTGGGTCACATCTGGCGATAGACTGGCCTGACCATTATGAATGGCATCCATGAGATAGATTCGGCCTCGTGGAGAATCCATCTCCTTGCCAAGGACTCGATAACTGGGACATGTGGATAGACAAAATCCGCAATGCACACAGGCACTAATCAGCTTAGGATCCGGAGGTTGTAAATGGTCGAACCCTGGATATTGACCATCAGTAGGGTCATTAGGAGTGAGGTCACGGGGGATGTTGGGGAGAGAGGTATCTAGAAACTGCATTGCTAACCACGTGATTACTATGTCTTCTAGGCTAGCGCGCTTCTCGCAATAGTTCTAGTGCCATGTCAAGACGCATCATTGCAGGTTGCCAAGTGGGATCATCCACCATATCAGTATCACATGGATTATGAGTAGCAATATTTACTTTGGTGCCTATCATCAACAGCTTGATCAGTGGTGATGTCCGGTGCAATTGATCAGTGATGTCAGCCAATACGTGATCAACCCGCTGAGGGTCATGCAATATGTCACTATGGTCAGACTTAATCAGCATCCCTGGAGCCAACAAATGGGTCAACTCGTAGGATCGTCCGGTGGATAAGTCCAGCAGCCAGTGCTGATCATCTGCCGAAATGGTGATCGTTATGAGTAGGCGAAGCCGCCCAGGAACCCAACCGATGGTGGTTTCTAACACGTAGGCAGGAATGCTGCTAACAAGTTGAGTAATGCTATAGGCAGAGCGGGTCACTTGCCAGAGTAAGTAGGACATCCATTCGTTAAGAGGCATGGCTGACTGTTGAGTTGGACAAATAGTCTGTTGAGATTCCTGCTCTACAGCCTCTAACACCTGCCATGCCCAAGTTACTAGGCTCTGTAGGTGTTGCCGAATGTTGGATGATAGTGAACTAGCTAGGGAGCCAAGGACTTGCAGGTGAGGCAGCCGAGCTAGCATGATTTGGCGTAAGAGAGCTTGGTCACGATCGTCAGGTGACACTTGGCCTACTAAGTCAATAGTTAGGCATGGTAGTGGTATATCTGGATTATCCAGGGTAGTAGCTGGCTGCGTACTGGGCACTAGGGGCACGATCGTTGCATCTGGCTCAACATCAGCCAAATCTGCTAGAACTGCTTGTGCTGGCAAGATCAATTCATCATCAACCAAGCGAGCAACTTCTAGGGGTTCAGGTGACTCAGTGACCAGTTCTTCAATAGATTGCTCTGACCCCGCTAGAGAGTCTGCTCCTGAAGATTCCTCAATGACCTTGTGGGACTCATCTATAGACTCTGTCACCCCAGCACCCTCTACTAGTTCCCTGTCCCCTCGCATGGGTGCTATCGGTTCTTCATCTGTAACATCATCCCCAATGTCATCGTTATCCGCCGCTAATGATTCCATAGCGAGCCTATCTGAAGCATAAAGACTACGATTCGGATCAATGACAATGCGGACATCTGGAGTAGCAATGCGTTGTTGAGCACTGGTTGTAGCCTTGTTCGATGACTCTAGTGAGGGTGTTGTTGAGCTAGGCGCACTAAGCATCACCTCAGCATCAGGTTGACTGCTTGGGGTCTGTTGGGTTGGTGCTGTATCACTAATGGGTTTTTGGATGGTGGGCTGATCTGCGTGGGCTTCCGCGACTAGCTCCGCAAATTCTGCTAGGCTCATGGCTGCATCGGGCGATCCCCTGAGCACTGATTCCACAGCATCAGATAGCTCTTGTTCAAAAATTTCTAAGGTTGGTGTATCGTCAATGGCCACTGAGGGACTATATGTGGCACTGAGGGGGGGCAATGTGACTTCCTGAAACAGATTTGGCATTAAATCAGACAATTCCTGTAAATCGTCACCTAGGGTGGCTAGGGTCAAATCGATCGCCAAGTCAGCGTCATCTGATGTCACGGATTCAGCAGGCACAGGCAACTCAGCCCGAAACATATCTAAGGTGATGACATCAGGGGCAGAAACATCCATCGAGCTAGGAGAGGGAGGAATCAGCGGTGAGCCGATCGCAGGATTCAACACCTCGTCTGTAGAGTCACGGGATACGGATGGTTCCTGTGGTAGCGTGTATGACTCAGCCGTCTGGGGTATTGGTGTGTCAGTCTGAGGCCCCAGAGTACCACCTAGCTCTGGTAGCGATTCCACCGAAAGGCTCTCTAAATCGGAGACAAACTCTTGCAGTG
The Cyanobacteriota bacterium DNA segment above includes these coding regions:
- a CDS encoding serine/threonine protein kinase, translating into MARRFERPPKSPLRDASATAYQLRWFSRSGFGLTIALAVTGAVVTIMNPAPVQWLDCQTQRLSWHLRSTFLTPTTDSLDSKPSLDGDMPDTKHGQVIHGRDLLHQGRCLVPSGQPAFPHPYQRGLYVLAIVVIATIFFRQLQPLSMVVTGSGLGLLIGVGSCLAMAFNGLVLPTVLPMVLVMIMGSLYAITNKPSHNCRQQPQLPQVTSTYPLAAIAQETINHCAGLPSWCPSEEQSSLQSQLRQRYQVTRRLSAGGFGATYLARDLGRAGHPYCVIKQLRPANDSPETWKVARRLFLREAETLERLGQCERIPQLRAYFEEDGEFYLVQDWVDGHPLSYELSLTIPNPEIKAMSVLSDLLPTLDVIHQHGVIHRDIKPDNIIRRHSDHKLVLIDFGAVKEIRQPPTDTKVTSDLTIGIGTRGYTPSEQAIGRPKPNSDIYALGMVAIQIMTGLHPRHLRVDPATGNVIWRAKVRVNPQFADVLDRMVCYNFRDRYPSATAVLADLQPLLDAIPAEVWADPAMLIGTSELVTDVIDPMGETKIWQPSSPESP
- a CDS encoding heterodisulfide reductase-related iron-sulfur binding cluster, producing the protein MQFLDTSLPNIPRDLTPNDPTDGQYPGFDHLQPPDPKLISACVHCGFCLSTCPSYRVLGKEMDSPRGRIYLMDAIHNGQASLSPDVTQHFDSCLGCLACTTACPSGVEYDKLIAATRPQVERHAVRSLPQRLIRQLLFNLLPYPNRLRLLLRPVGLYQKTGLQRWIRSLGILRQLSPQLAAMEALLPPLSDKAFQTSMPEVIPAQGDRRYRVGLILGCVQRLFNPEVNEATIRVLTANGCEVVVPQNQGCCAALLHHQGQEHDTKVLARQLIDAFANTGVDAVLINASGCGHTLKEYGRILQDDPDYAEKAAAFAAIVRDVQEFLAAVGLVAPLLPLRRQPLTLVYQDACHMLHGQRISVQPRQLLRQIPGVTLREPIDAALCCGSAGVYNILQPTVADELGRQKVQNLLATGADVIVSANIGCFVQIQRHLQLQGQSIPVMHPMQLLDFAVHGTPLLEPT